The following are encoded together in the Portunus trituberculatus isolate SZX2019 chromosome 25, ASM1759143v1, whole genome shotgun sequence genome:
- the LOC123508835 gene encoding uncharacterized protein LOC123508835: protein MAFRRQPFQGQIGMNETPLTTVISCGEFKAAEQIIESTSDPTYLNDGRGENIPLYMVLSNNCYAKNCRNLKLARLLVEKGASPNLRIPLRDLDLACPSPFEELVVYHEVLKSYVAGVSDVLFEEMEMYFETEELKLEFLTNTLDLDNEKCLPNLESCKKLIEQTSELIDIFLRYGSDPSVLTTFSHKSLFHWVIEHEDIDLAKRFLDTCRVNLNLCDVHGSTPLMDTILRNTPENSFAIYEAMCDTADTVDINACDCCGETALFRAVFAGATEMAVRLCQDGAKLKTVVCLSQVPMSTCKKPPDSTSLIYSGLLLERVSPMTTPFLAPLLADSLVQLRYSHVSTQDSNSDIFHPHKHLLDKIISASVSPLIDHGCFSNQIVASEVTSLLENTNYVMTKQVNPTDLLTLMFGQVSCGLRQLCVRTILDHSLMVSQVTSKLWPEEAPSVFCNHYCEGAVTKAKMEELVKILGLPQPFQIFFDIEAVKYLCCGLIMSYRSMECDQACYEESLFDDDDDDDESSSYEFSSVYADSDSLLFFSSDISEESSEEVDDLSDEDLSGSEEDVDVEDESKETEKSKEDTSKLKKIKYKQDDSSSDSESESENMRVVVETFCEDLAEGVAQDHPNVCCDKYQRLDDESTTTTESRENLTASDSISDSLC, encoded by the coding sequence ATGGCCTTTCGGAGACAACCCTTCCAGGGACAGATTGGTATGAATGagacaccactcaccacagtcATCAGCTGTGGAGAATTCAAGGCTGCAGAGCAGATCATTGAGTCTACCAGTGACCCAACCTACCTCAATGATGGCCGCGGTGAGAACATTCCCCTCTACATGGTCCTTTCCAACAACTGCTATGCCAAGAACTGCCGGAACCTGAAGCTGGCTCGACTGTTGGTCGAGAAGGGTGCCAGTCCCAACCTCAGGATACCCCTTAGGGACTTAGACTTGGCATGCCCAAGCCCGTTTGAGGAACTGGTGGTGTATCACGAAGTGCTCAAGTCATATGTTGCTGGTGTTTCTGATGTGCTGtttgaggagatggagatgtaCTTTGAAACTGAAGAGCTAAAGTTGGAATTTTTAACCAACACTCTTGATCTTGATAATGAGAAGTGTCTTCCCAACCTTGAGAGTTGTAAGAAACTGATTGAACAGACTAGTGAGTTGATTGACATATTCCTTCGCTATGGAAGTGATCCTAGTGTTCTTACAACATTTTCCCACAAGTCCCTCTTTCACTGGGTGATCGAACATGAGGATATTGATCTCGCCAAACGCTTCTTGGACACTTGCAGAGTGAATCTCAACCTTTGTGATGTGCATGGTAGTACTCCCTTGATGGATACCATTCTGAGAAACACTCCAGAAAATTCATTTGCCATTTATGAAGCAATGTGTGACACAGCTGACACTGTAGATATAAATGCCTGTGACTGCTGTGGGGAGACAGCCCTTTTTAGGGCAGTGTTTGCTGGTGCTACTGAAATGGCAGTCAGGCTGTGTCAGGATGGAGCCAAACTGAAGActgttgtgtgtctgtctcaagTCCCCATGTCAACCTGCAAAAAACCACCAGATAGTACTAGCTTGATATATTCTGGCCTTCTGTTGGAGAGAGTGTCTCCCATGACCACCCCCTTCCTGGCACCTCTGCTGGCAGACTCACTAGTCCAGCTCAGATACTCCCATGTTTCTACACAAGATTCCAATTCTGACATATTCCATCCTCATAAACATCTCCTAGACAAAATTATTTCAgcctctgtttctcctttaatAGATCATGGTTGCTTCAGTAATCAGATCGTTGCTTCAGAAGTAACATCTCTGCTGGAAAATACAAACTATGTAATGACAAAGCAGGTTAATCCCACAGATCTGTTAACCTTGATGTTTGGCCAAGTGTCATGTGGTTTGCGTCAGTTGTGTGTGAGGACTATTCTTGATCATTCCCTCATGGTGTCTCAGGTAACTAGTAAACTGTGGCCAGAAGAAGCACCCAGTGTTTTCTGTAACCATTACTGTGAGGGAGCAGTAACTAAAGCCAAGATGGAGGAACTAGTGAAAATTTTGGGTCTTCCTCAGccatttcaaattttttttgaCATTGAGGCAGTCAAATATTTGTGTTGTGGTCTAATAATGAGTTATCGCAGCATGGAGTGTGACCAGGCATGTTACGAGGAGTCCttgtttgatgatgatgatgatgatgatgaatctTCCAGTTATGAATTTTCTTCAGTGTACGCTGATTCagactctctccttttcttctcttctgacaTCAGTGAAGAATCCTCTGAGGAGGTTGATGACTTGTCAGATGAAGATCTCTCAGGCAGTGAGGAGGATGTAGATGTAGAGGATGAGtcaaaagaaacagagaagagcaAGGAGGACACTTCTAAgcttaagaaaataaagtataaaCAAGACGATTCTAGTTCTGATTCCGAGTCTGAGTCTGAAAacatgagggtggtggtggaaactTTCTGTGAGGACTTGGCTGAGGGTGTGGCACAAGATCACCCAAATGTTTGCTGTGATAAATATCAAAGACTTGATGACGAATCCACAACCACTACAGAATCTCGAGAAAATCTGACTGCAAGTGACTCTATCTCTGATTCTCTTTGTTAG